A portion of the Parambassis ranga chromosome 22, fParRan2.1, whole genome shotgun sequence genome contains these proteins:
- the LOC114427902 gene encoding HAUS augmin-like complex subunit 2 isoform X1 has product MHQWDLSPFTVTPAARLLSRCVSVGAVSQEELDSASSGPSPAFSCHLQEAEQHIRMQRQLHELQLQLELLRVDELSADVTHSFHLAQRLQVLQRFGGHLKDILRDHKNLRQRLMKPLDCSSLPVQAHLHRCVVESTKLMMAFIETLEEKLSSAHIRDSATDRLKLLSTSHAQLLAQAAEMETVCSQVLQWKTVGSAAE; this is encoded by the exons atgCACCAGTGGGATCTGTCTCCGTTCACGGTGACTCCAGCCGCCAGACTGCTGTccaggtgtgtctctgtgggagcAGTGTCTCAG GAGGAGTTAGACTCCGCCTCCTCCGGCCCCAGCCCCGCCTTCTCCTGTCACCTGCAAGAGGCTGAACAGCACATCAGGATGCAGCGACAGCTGCACGAG ctgcagctgcagttggAGCTGCTGAGGGTTGACGAGCTGAGCGCTGACGTCACACACAGTTTCCACCTTG ctCAGAGGTTACAGGTCCTGCAGAGGTTTGGTGGACATTTGAAGGACATCCTGAGAGACCATAAGAATCTGAGGCAGAGACTGATGAAGCCGCTGGACTGCAGCAGCTTGCCTGTCCAGGCTCACCTGCACAG gtgtgttgTGGAATCCACCAAGCTGATGATGGCCTTCATAGAAACTCTGGAGGAGAAGCTGAGCTCCGCCCACATCCGGGACTCTGCCACAGACCGCCTCAAGCTGCTG agTACCTCCCATGCTCAGCTGCTGGCTCaggcagcagagatggagactGTGTGCAGTCAGGTGCTGCAGTGGAAGACAGTCGGCAGTGCAGCcgagtga
- the LOC114427902 gene encoding HAUS augmin-like complex subunit 2 isoform X2, whose protein sequence is MQRQLHELQLQLELLRVDELSADVTHSFHLAQRLQVLQRFGGHLKDILRDHKNLRQRLMKPLDCSSLPVQAHLHRCVVESTKLMMAFIETLEEKLSSAHIRDSATDRLKLLSTSHAQLLAQAAEMETVCSQVLQWKTVGSAAE, encoded by the exons ATGCAGCGACAGCTGCACGAG ctgcagctgcagttggAGCTGCTGAGGGTTGACGAGCTGAGCGCTGACGTCACACACAGTTTCCACCTTG ctCAGAGGTTACAGGTCCTGCAGAGGTTTGGTGGACATTTGAAGGACATCCTGAGAGACCATAAGAATCTGAGGCAGAGACTGATGAAGCCGCTGGACTGCAGCAGCTTGCCTGTCCAGGCTCACCTGCACAG gtgtgttgTGGAATCCACCAAGCTGATGATGGCCTTCATAGAAACTCTGGAGGAGAAGCTGAGCTCCGCCCACATCCGGGACTCTGCCACAGACCGCCTCAAGCTGCTG agTACCTCCCATGCTCAGCTGCTGGCTCaggcagcagagatggagactGTGTGCAGTCAGGTGCTGCAGTGGAAGACAGTCGGCAGTGCAGCcgagtga
- the LOC114427899 gene encoding leucine-rich repeat-containing protein 57-like, producing MGNSALKSHLETSQKTGVFQLTGKGLQEFPEELQRLTANLRTVDLSGNKIEVLPAAIGNFLQLKSLTLNSNRLTGLPSEIGKLKKLETLSLNGNQIQQLPPTLSQIKALRTLSLAGNQISEFPSGLGTLRQLDLLDLSRNKIQSVPAEVSELQAIEINLNQNQISVVSAEVSRCPRLKVLRLEENCLELSSIPVSILTESQVSLFSVEGNLFEVKKLRELEGYEKYMERFTATKKKFT from the exons ATGGGGAACAGCGCGCTCAAGTCCCACCTGGAAACCTCCCAGAAGACGGGAGTGTTCCAGCTGACGGGGAAAGGCCTGCAGGAG TtcccagaggagctgcagagactCACAGCCAACCTGAGGACAGTGGACCTGTCCGGGAACAAGATCGAGGTTCTTCCTGCCGCCATTGGAAACTTCCTGCAGCTTAAGAGTTTAACACTGAACTCCAACAGGCTGA CTGGACTTCCCAGTGAGATTGGCAAGTTGAAGAAGCTGGAGACCCTGAGCCTGAACGGGAACCAGATACAGCAGCTTCCCCCGACTCTGAGCCAGATCAAAGCCCTGCGGACCCTCAGCCTGGCGGGGAACCAGATTTCAGAGTTCCCTTCCGGACTAGGAACGCTGAGGCAGTTAGACCTGCTGGACTTGTCCCGCAACAAGATCCAAAGTGTCCCTGCAGAGGTGTCTGAGCTGCAAGCCATCGAGATCAACCTTAACCAGAACCAG ATCTCTGTGGTGTCGGCGGAAGTCTCTCGATGTCCCCGTCTGAAGGTCCTTCGTCTGGAGGAGAACTGTCTGGAGCTGTCCTCCATCCCAGTGTCCATCCTGACTGAGTCCCAGGTGTCTCTGTTCTCCGTGGAGGGAAACCTGTTCGAAGTCAAGAAGCTCAGAGAGCTGGAGGGATATGAAAAG TACATGGAGCGCTTTACCGCCACCAAGAAGAAGTTCACCTGA